One Streptomyces sp. RPA4-2 genomic window carries:
- a CDS encoding sugar isomerase domain-containing protein, whose translation MSAGSVSADSFVRESLAVLDGITASARDDVRRAAELIADCVRADGVVQAFGTGHSQALVLEIAGRAGGLVPTNRLSIADLVLYGGERPDVLADPLLERQSGVAARIYALVEPRPEDLFVIVSNSGVNNVVVEMALHAKERGHRVLAVTSLAHTRAVPASHPSGQKLADLADVVLDNAAPRGDALLELPGGGAVCALSTLTGVMLVQMAVAESAALLLAAGVRPPVYVSANVPGGFEGNLVLEERYAGRIRRTAS comes from the coding sequence GTGTCCGCAGGATCCGTCAGCGCCGACAGCTTCGTGCGCGAGAGCCTCGCCGTCCTCGACGGCATCACCGCGTCCGCCCGCGACGACGTGCGGCGCGCCGCCGAGCTGATCGCGGACTGTGTACGCGCGGACGGCGTCGTCCAGGCCTTCGGCACCGGGCACTCACAGGCCCTCGTGCTCGAAATCGCGGGCCGGGCCGGGGGGTTGGTGCCGACCAACCGGCTGAGCATCGCCGACCTGGTGCTGTACGGCGGGGAGCGGCCGGACGTTCTCGCCGATCCGCTCCTGGAGCGGCAGTCCGGTGTCGCCGCCCGGATCTACGCGCTCGTGGAGCCGCGGCCCGAGGACCTCTTCGTCATCGTCTCCAACTCGGGCGTCAACAACGTGGTCGTGGAGATGGCCCTGCACGCCAAGGAGCGTGGGCACCGCGTCCTGGCCGTCACCTCGCTGGCCCACACGCGGGCGGTGCCCGCCTCGCACCCGAGCGGACAGAAGCTGGCCGACCTCGCCGACGTCGTCCTGGACAACGCCGCGCCGCGGGGCGACGCGCTGCTCGAACTCCCGGGCGGCGGCGCCGTCTGCGCGCTGTCCACACTCACCGGGGTGATGCTCGTGCAGATGGCCGTCGCGGAGAGCGCCGCACTCCTGCTCGCCGCCGGTGTCAGGCCGCCGGTCTACGTGTCGGCCAACGTTCCCGGCGGTTTCGAGGGCAACCTGGTACTGGAGGAGCGCTACGCGGGACGCATCCGCCGCACCGCGAGCTGA